The following proteins are co-located in the uncultured Draconibacterium sp. genome:
- the prmA gene encoding 50S ribosomal protein L11 methyltransferase produces MEYRKISIQIDPFQEWFRDVLTSQLAEIGFDSFVEIEEGFEAYIPSQQFSLRDFDKVVSAYDDDYDFLINSEIIEDQNWNEEWEKNYFKPLVIGGECMIRAPFHTEYPNAKYEIIIEPNMAFGTGNHETTATIVESILQNDLSDKTILDMGCGTGILSILASMKGAKHITAIDIDNWSYEGTLENASLNNIQNITVKLGDAALLGDEKFDLIFANIHKNVLLNDMEAYYNVLNAGGTLIMSGFYTEDIPDIKNKAESLGMQDAGFVEKNNWTAHSFTK; encoded by the coding sequence ATGGAATACCGCAAAATTAGCATACAAATCGATCCTTTTCAAGAATGGTTCCGCGATGTACTGACTTCGCAACTGGCAGAAATTGGCTTCGATAGTTTTGTTGAAATCGAAGAGGGATTTGAAGCATATATTCCTTCGCAACAATTTAGCTTACGCGATTTTGACAAAGTTGTGAGTGCCTACGATGATGATTACGACTTTCTGATAAATTCGGAAATTATTGAAGACCAGAACTGGAACGAAGAGTGGGAAAAGAACTACTTTAAACCGCTTGTGATTGGTGGTGAGTGTATGATTCGGGCACCATTCCATACGGAATATCCAAATGCCAAATACGAAATTATTATTGAGCCAAACATGGCATTTGGAACCGGAAACCACGAAACTACGGCAACCATTGTAGAATCTATTTTGCAAAACGACCTGAGTGATAAAACGATTCTCGACATGGGCTGCGGAACCGGAATTCTTAGCATTCTGGCATCAATGAAAGGAGCAAAACACATAACTGCCATCGATATTGATAATTGGTCGTACGAGGGAACCCTTGAAAATGCAAGCTTAAATAACATTCAGAATATCACAGTAAAATTGGGTGACGCTGCTCTGCTTGGCGATGAAAAATTTGATTTGATTTTTGCCAACATTCATAAAAATGTTTTACTGAATGACATGGAAGCATACTACAATGTACTAAACGCCGGCGGCACTTTAATAATGAGCGGATTTTACACCGAAGACATTCCTGATATTAAAAATAAGGCCGAAAGTTTGGGAATGCAAGATGCCGGTTTTGTGGAAAAAAATAACTGGACAGCGCATTCGTTTACAAAATAG
- a CDS encoding phospholipase D-like domain-containing protein, whose amino-acid sequence MKDILNYFVNHRHNLNEKFVPKSVTGRIHKLNRNDRDKLKSALFTKAKEFEANTDFSAIDWIQTCLTVIDKNAFHFNQVFFSPGHEIKDEIRNLLRRAESSVDLCIFTITDNELAGEIISCYKRGVNVRIITDDEKTEDNGSEIYRLSTTGIPVKIDHSHYHMHNKFGIIDNKFAITGSFNWTYTATKHNQENLLATSKFEIVKQYSEEFEQLWQKLFDL is encoded by the coding sequence ATGAAGGATATTCTCAATTATTTTGTAAATCACCGTCATAATCTGAATGAAAAATTTGTTCCGAAGTCGGTTACAGGAAGAATTCACAAACTAAACCGAAACGATCGCGATAAACTTAAATCGGCACTTTTTACAAAAGCAAAAGAGTTTGAAGCCAATACTGACTTCTCTGCAATTGATTGGATACAAACCTGTTTAACGGTAATCGATAAAAATGCATTCCACTTTAACCAGGTATTTTTTAGCCCGGGCCACGAAATTAAAGATGAAATACGAAACCTGCTGAGAAGAGCCGAATCGAGTGTTGATTTGTGCATATTTACAATTACCGACAACGAATTAGCCGGTGAAATTATCTCGTGCTACAAACGCGGTGTAAACGTGCGAATAATCACCGACGATGAAAAAACGGAAGACAATGGCTCTGAAATTTACCGTTTAAGCACAACCGGAATTCCGGTTAAAATTGATCATTCGCATTATCACATGCACAATAAGTTTGGGATAATTGATAACAAATTTGCCATTACCGGAAGTTTTAACTGGACCTATACAGCCACCAAACACAACCAGGAAAATTTGCTGGCCACCTCGAAATTTGAAATTGTAAAACAGTACAGCGAAGAATTTGAACAGCTATGGCAAAAACTATTTGATCTGTAA
- a CDS encoding metallophosphoesterase family protein, translated as MKRIGLLSDTHGFLHERLFSFFENVDEIWHAGDFGNIETADKLAEFKALRGVYGNIDGQDVRVVHPMHQRFKCEEVDVWMTHIGGYPGRYERYVKPDIYSNSPNLFISGHSHILKVIYDKKLDFLHMNPGAAGIHGFHKVCTALRFVIDGKDIRDLEIWEIPRSESILQIK; from the coding sequence ATGAAACGAATAGGACTTTTATCGGATACACACGGTTTTTTGCACGAGCGTTTGTTTTCATTTTTTGAGAACGTTGATGAGATATGGCATGCCGGCGATTTTGGAAACATTGAAACAGCCGACAAGCTAGCTGAATTCAAAGCACTTAGAGGAGTGTACGGAAACATTGACGGACAAGATGTTCGTGTTGTGCATCCCATGCATCAACGGTTTAAATGTGAGGAGGTTGATGTTTGGATGACGCATATCGGTGGTTATCCCGGACGATACGAGCGCTATGTAAAACCCGATATCTATTCAAATTCGCCGAATTTATTTATAAGCGGGCACTCGCACATTTTAAAAGTGATTTACGATAAAAAGCTGGATTTTTTACATATGAATCCGGGAGCTGCCGGTATACACGGATTTCATAAAGTATGCACTGCCCTTCGTTTTGTGATAGATGGGAAAGACATTCGTGATTTGGAAATCTGGGAAATTCCGAGATCGGAGTCAATTTTACAGATCAAATAG
- a CDS encoding putative quinol monooxygenase produces the protein MISIIAKFTVNEGEEQNFLALTKDLIQASQAEAGCIEYDLHKNIKEARTYCMIEKWKDQDAVDFHNNTPHFTSAVPKIVEIAQAEIDVYETL, from the coding sequence ATGATTTCGATAATAGCAAAATTTACAGTAAACGAAGGCGAAGAGCAAAATTTTCTGGCACTTACCAAAGATCTGATTCAGGCATCGCAAGCCGAAGCCGGTTGTATTGAATACGACCTTCATAAAAATATAAAAGAAGCAAGAACTTACTGTATGATTGAAAAATGGAAAGACCAGGATGCTGTTGATTTCCACAACAACACCCCGCATTTTACAAGTGCAGTTCCTAAAATTGTAGAAATTGCGCAAGCTGAAATCGACGTTTACGAAACACTATAA